Proteins encoded within one genomic window of Bombina bombina isolate aBomBom1 chromosome 1, aBomBom1.pri, whole genome shotgun sequence:
- the CMKLR2 gene encoding chemerin-like receptor 2 — protein MLNMENDYLPMKSDYDMFENISYYYEYDLEEPSDVTDSHHFLHIISIVIYSVAFLLGVPGNAIVIWFTGIKWEKTFNTIWFLNLAVADLIFVLFLPFHITYVATNFHWPFGKLLCKLNSFITLINLFASVFFLSVIGLNRFLHLAFPSFSQKHFTLKKSVVISVIVWLSASIIACPSLFFRDTLIISKTKTVCFINFHDTDTSLRMRRHMILTLVRFLFGYFIPLITMIVCYTILTVKMKANKAIVSSNFFWTTFAVVVAFFVCWTPFHILMLLEIQVHHTNAIHDVLRIGVPLSTSLAFVNSCLNPILYVLTSKVFRVQFCTTMANIFKHTIQDISQTGTLSEHLMETENKPSFCETAT, from the coding sequence ATGCTCAACATGGAAAATGACTATCTGCCAATGAAATCTGACTATGACATGTTTGAAAACATTTCATATTACTATGAATATGATCTTGAAGAACCTTCAGATGTCACAGACAGCCACCATTTTCTTCACATCATTTCTATTGTAATTTATTCTGTGGCCTTCTTATTGGGAGTACCTGGTAATGCCATAGTCATTTGGTTCACTGGTATCAAATGGGAGAAGACATTTAACACCATTTGGTTCCTCAATCTGGCTGTTGCTGATTTAATTTTTGTCCTCTTTTTGCCCTTTCATATCACCTATGTGGCTACTAACTTCCACTGGCCTTTTGGGAAATTGTTATGCAAACTCAACTCTTTCATTACTTTGATCAACTTATTTGCCAGTGTTTTCTTCCTTAGTGTTATTGGCCTTAACAGATTCCTTCATTTGGCTTTCCCCAGTTTCTCACAGAAACACTTTACACTAAAAAAGTCAGTGGTTATAAGCGTGATTGTATGGCTTTCTGCATCAATTATTGCTTGTCCTTCGCTGTTCTTCAGAGACACACTCATAATTAGCAAAACAAAAACTGTCTGCTTCATCAACTTCCACGATACTGACACATCCCTCAGGATGAGGAGACATATGATTCTTACATTGGTCAGGTTTCTCTTTGGATATTTCATCCCTTTGATCACTATGATAGTCTGTTATACCATCTTGACTGTCAAGATGAAAGCAAATAAGGCAATAGTTTCCTCTAATTTTTTCTGGACAACCTTTGCTGTAGTTGTGGCTTTTTTTGTGTGCTGGACTCCTTTCCATATATTGATGTTATTGGAGATTCAAGTTCATCACACAAATGCTATCCATGATGTTCTTAGAATTGGTGTTCCCCTTTCCACAAGTTTGGCTTTTGTTAACAGCTGCCTTAATCCAATCCTTTATGTTTTAACTAGCAAAGTTTTCAGAGTACAGTTTTGCACAACAATGGCAAACATATTCAAACACACTATCCAGGATATCAGCCAGACAGGTACTCTCAGTGAGCATCTGATGGAGACAGAAAATAAGCCATCCTTCTGTGAaacagccacctaa